Proteins from a single region of Psychrobacter cryohalolentis K5:
- the dapD gene encoding 2,3,4,5-tetrahydropyridine-2,6-dicarboxylate N-succinyltransferase, producing the protein MSLQQTIEQAFENRNEYSPATMPQDVRDAINQVLEQLDNGTLRVAEKKDGEWVVNQWAKKAVLLSFRLNDNYVQAAGEHVQFYDKVPTKFANWTEAQFKEAGVRVVPPAVARKGSYIAPGAVLMPSYVNIGAYVDQGAMVDTWATVGSCAQIGKNVHLSGGVGIGGVLEPLQANPTIIEDNCFIGARSEIVEGVIVEEGAVISMGVYIGQSTRIYDRETGEIHRGRVPAGSVVVPGSLPSEDGTHSLYAAIIVKKVDAQTRAKTSVNELLRLA; encoded by the coding sequence ATGTCATTACAACAAACCATCGAACAAGCTTTTGAGAACCGCAACGAGTATAGCCCAGCAACCATGCCACAAGATGTCCGTGATGCCATCAATCAAGTACTTGAGCAGCTAGATAACGGCACTTTGCGCGTTGCAGAAAAAAAGGATGGCGAATGGGTCGTCAATCAGTGGGCAAAAAAAGCTGTCTTGCTATCGTTCCGCTTAAATGACAACTACGTTCAAGCAGCGGGCGAGCATGTCCAGTTTTATGACAAGGTACCAACCAAATTTGCAAATTGGACAGAAGCGCAGTTTAAAGAAGCTGGCGTGCGTGTTGTACCGCCAGCCGTTGCGCGTAAAGGCTCTTATATCGCGCCAGGCGCCGTATTGATGCCATCGTATGTTAATATCGGTGCTTATGTCGATCAAGGCGCTATGGTAGATACCTGGGCGACCGTTGGTTCATGTGCTCAAATCGGTAAAAATGTCCATCTATCAGGCGGTGTCGGTATCGGTGGTGTTCTAGAGCCATTACAAGCCAATCCGACTATCATTGAAGACAACTGCTTTATCGGTGCGCGCTCTGAAATCGTTGAAGGCGTTATCGTAGAAGAAGGCGCAGTGATCTCTATGGGCGTCTATATCGGTCAATCTACTCGTATTTATGATCGCGAAACTGGCGAGATTCATCGTGGTCGCGTACCAGCAGGCTCAGTTGTTGTGCCAGGTAGCTTGCCTTCTGAAGATGGTACGCATAGTTTGTATGCAGCTATCATCGTGAAAAAAGTCGATGCGCAAACCCGTGCTAAAACATCCGTAAATGAGTTATTACGTTTAGCTTAA
- a CDS encoding alpha/beta hydrolase, whose translation MSNNEQITSSDNTHYLHHTFFEPSHSDTVISATLLIVHGMAEHSGRYADVAQFLADHGIAVATYDQLGHGKTVKSAKDLGFFGEEHPVQSLLKDVIVMADSLKARHPNVPHFVMGHSMGSFIVRNVLKHHARNFTGAILMGTADANPLIKVLLPINKLLTKAAPKKPNTLFANVMNKVLNSKLNNRISSSKFAWLSENPAAVEAYEADPLTGFDFTNNGFMTLFTLMNAGLHKNWAMTIAKDFPMLLISGENDPIGDMGRGIRNIANRLDRQHFDHVSVQLYPHMRHEPLHEQNKEQVYQDILGWINSNT comes from the coding sequence ATGAGTAATAATGAACAAATAACTTCCTCTGACAATACCCATTATCTGCATCATACTTTTTTTGAGCCGAGCCATAGTGATACTGTCATTAGTGCAACCTTGCTGATTGTACACGGCATGGCAGAGCACAGCGGGCGTTATGCAGACGTGGCGCAATTTTTAGCCGATCACGGTATTGCGGTCGCCACTTATGACCAGCTTGGTCATGGAAAAACTGTTAAATCAGCCAAAGACTTGGGGTTTTTTGGTGAAGAGCATCCTGTGCAGTCATTATTAAAAGATGTCATCGTCATGGCGGACAGCTTAAAAGCGCGTCATCCGAATGTACCACATTTCGTCATGGGTCACTCTATGGGCTCGTTTATCGTCCGTAACGTCCTTAAACACCATGCGCGTAATTTTACCGGTGCTATTTTAATGGGTACAGCAGATGCCAATCCATTGATCAAAGTATTATTGCCTATCAATAAGTTATTGACAAAAGCGGCGCCTAAAAAGCCAAATACCTTATTTGCTAACGTGATGAACAAAGTACTCAATAGCAAGCTTAATAATCGTATTTCTTCATCAAAGTTTGCTTGGTTAAGCGAAAATCCTGCCGCTGTTGAAGCTTATGAAGCCGATCCATTGACGGGTTTTGATTTTACCAATAACGGCTTTATGACCCTCTTTACACTGATGAATGCAGGCTTGCATAAAAACTGGGCAATGACGATTGCCAAAGATTTTCCAATGTTATTAATCAGCGGAGAAAATGACCCAATCGGTGATATGGGTCGCGGTATTCGTAATATTGCCAATCGCCTAGACAGACAACATTTTGATCATGTCTCTGTGCAGCTCTACCCTCACATGCGCCATGAGCCGCTCCATGAACAGAATAAAGAGCAGGTTTACCAAGACATCTTAGGCTGGATAAATAGCAATACTTAA
- the queE gene encoding 7-carboxy-7-deazaguanine synthase QueE translates to MSELSLRTAAIPVTDPEAGLRLTEIFYSLQGEALNSGLPTIFVRLTGCPLRCVYCDTEYAFSGGERQSLETIMATIASFPCKRICLTGGEPLAQPNAIELMKRLLNEGYEISLETAGALTVENVPPAVSKVMDLKTPSSGEVDKNLWSNLDYLTQHDQIKFVIMNRTDYDWAKAKLIDYKLNDLVGTVWFSPMFNVAHEDTANDNSPEVPVLARELAEWMLTDALPVRFQLQLHKIIWADAKGK, encoded by the coding sequence ATGAGTGAGTTATCTTTACGCACCGCTGCTATCCCTGTCACTGACCCTGAAGCAGGGTTACGTTTAACGGAGATTTTTTATTCTTTGCAAGGTGAGGCACTGAATTCAGGTTTACCAACGATATTTGTACGCTTGACCGGCTGCCCGCTACGTTGCGTTTACTGCGATACCGAATATGCCTTTAGTGGCGGCGAACGTCAGTCGCTTGAGACTATTATGGCGACTATTGCCAGCTTCCCTTGTAAGCGTATTTGCTTAACCGGTGGTGAGCCTTTAGCCCAGCCTAACGCTATTGAATTGATGAAGCGTCTGCTCAATGAGGGTTATGAGATTTCTCTTGAAACGGCAGGGGCACTGACGGTCGAAAATGTCCCGCCAGCGGTCAGCAAAGTGATGGATTTAAAAACCCCAAGCTCAGGTGAAGTTGATAAGAATCTTTGGTCAAACCTCGATTACCTCACTCAACATGACCAAATAAAATTTGTCATCATGAATCGCACCGATTATGACTGGGCAAAAGCAAAGCTTATCGACTATAAGCTAAATGACTTGGTCGGTACGGTATGGTTTTCACCGATGTTTAATGTGGCACATGAAGATACGGCAAACGATAATAGCCCAGAAGTGCCAGTACTCGCACGTGAGCTTGCCGAATGGATGTTAACCGACGCCCTACCCGTACGTTTTCAATTGCAACTACATAAGATTATTTGGGCGGATGCCAAGGGCAAATAG